From Xiphophorus couchianus chromosome 23, X_couchianus-1.0, whole genome shotgun sequence, one genomic window encodes:
- the glrbb gene encoding glycine receptor, beta b isoform X2 — MAMKKLAIFLLVLSLCLEGGSAKEKGTKKGKKKGKQVYCPSQLSSEDLARVPANSTSNILNRLLISYDPRIRPNFKGIPVEDRVNIFINSFGSIQETTMDYRVNIFLRQRWNDPRLKLPQDFKSESLTVDPKMFKCLWKPDLFFANEKSANFHDVTQENILLFIFRNGDVLISMRLSITLSCPLDLTLFPMDTQRCKMQLESFGYTTDDLQFMWQTGDPVQMDAIALPQFDIRQEDIDYGNCTKFYEGTGYYTCVEVIFTLRRQVGFYMMGVYAPTLLIVVLSWLSFWINPDASAARVPLAVYHHFHSFITSNLPGGLL, encoded by the exons ATGGCGATGAAGAAGCTTGCAATCTTCCTCTTAGTCCTCTCTCTGTGTCTAGAGGGAGGCTCTGCTAAAGAAAAAGGAACtaagaagggaaaaaagaaagggaagCAGGTTTACTGTCCATC ACAGCTGTCGTCTGAGGATCTGGCTCGAGTCCCTGCAAACTCAACCAGTAACATCTTGAACAGATTACTGATCAGCTACGATCCCAGAATAAGACCCAACTTCAAAG GGATTCCTGTGGAGGACAGagtgaacattttcatcaacagCTTTGGCTCAATTCAGGAAACAACCATG GATTACAGGGTGAACATCTTCCTGCGGCAGCGCTGGAATGACCCCAGGCTCAAATTACCACAGGACTTCAAGTCAGAATCGCTCACTGTTGATCCCAAGATGTTCAAATGTCTCTGGAAGCCTGACCTGTTCTTTGCTAATGAGAAGAGTGCAAACTTTCACGATGTGACCCAAGAGAACATCCTCCTCTTCATATTCCGTAATGGAGATGTCCTCATTAGCATGAG GTTGTCCATCACCCTTTCTTGCCCATTGGATCTGACCTTGTTTCCAATGGATACGCAGAGGTGTAAAATGCAACTTGAAAGCT TTGGGTACACAACAGATGACCTGCAGTTCATGTGGCAGACAGGAGATCCTGTCCAAATGGATGCTATTGCTCTTCCACAGTTTGACATCAGACAAGAAGACATTGATTATGGAAACTGCACCAAATTCTATGAAGGAACAG GGTATTACACTTGTGTAGAGGTTATCTTCACCCTACGGAGACAAGTTGGCTTCTACATGATGGGTGTTTATGCCCCCACGCTGCTCATAGTGGTTCTTTCCTGGCTGTCTTTCTGGATCAACCCTGATGCGAGTGCTGCAAGGGTTCCTTTGG CTGTTTATCACCACTTTCATTCCTTCATCACTTCAAACCTTCCTGGAGGCCTGCTCTGA